DNA from Spirochaetota bacterium:
CAAAGATTGTTTCATATTTTTAAAAACATGTATAAGGTGTTCCTTATCCATAATATTGAGCTCAACACCTTCAACCTCGGTTTTATGGGAAGCATCCGGTGATACTATCTTGGCAGCAACAGGAAAAACAAATTCTGCTTTTTCAATTTCTTCAAGCGATTGTATCAATATCCCATTAACTATCGGCACTCCAATTGACCTGCAAAATTGAATGGCTTCATGTAACAATGGGTCCCTGTTTTCCTGTATAATAGTATCAAAATAATTATCATGTTTGGTAATTGTACTTAAAGTACTATCTATAACACCTCTGTGATCTCGCATTGTTTTCTTCTGATAGTAGTCAGCTGAAATAGCAAGTGCATGTGCAGCACTGTAGGGTGTGCTGAAAATTGGCATAGGATGATTCATATTAATATCGAGCATTTCCCTTGCATCAGAAATCATTGCTACCATGACTGGTTTGTTGTATTCTTTTACCAATCGTTCTACAGTATCAAGAAATGTGCGCGACATTTGGGCTTCATATTCTGACTGGTAAAGGTGATTGAACAAAATACCATCAACCTCATCCAGTTTTATTGTCTCTTCAACAATTTTGCCAAAAATAGTATAATCAAATATTTCTCCAAGATCCAATGGATTTTGATGTGCAATTACGCGTGTGTTATAAAGGCTACGGATTTTCTCAATATAGCTTTGCGGGAACGTAATAAGATTAAAATTATATTTGGCACATGCATCAGCAGAAATAACTGCATGACCTCCAGAGCGCGAAAGAACAGCAACATTTCTGCCTCGCATAGGTGGAAGCTGCATTGCTTTAACAGCTTTGATGACTTCTTCTTCATCTTCAGCTCGGATCACACCAGCTTGCGCAAACGCAGCATCTACCACCGCATCGCTTGCAGATAGCGCAGTTGTGTGTGACTGGGCAATTTTTGCACTCACAGGAGATCTATTTGATTTATGTACGATAATTGGTTTTTCTGATGCACGGGCAATTTCAAAAAACTTTCTCCCTCTATTAAAACCTTCTAAATAGCAAATAATGATTTTTGTCTTATCATCTTCATTTACAAAATAATTAAGGAAATCCACTTCATCCAACATCAACTTATTGCCAATACTCACAAATTTATTTATAAATATATGATTTTCCGGGAGAGCATGAAGATAGGTATTCCCAACTCCCCCACTTTGGGAAATCATTGAAACTTCACCAGCCACAATATCCTTACTGAAAAAGGCAAACGGCATGAACACCTTTTCTTCAAAATTAATTGTACCAATACAATTAGGACCAATAATTTTTATCCCATATTCATGTGCAATGGAAAGCACTTGTTGTTCCAATGATTGCTCAGTGTGCGAAAACTCACTAAAGCCTCCTGATTCAATAACAACATACCGTATGCCTTTTTCCCCACACTTTTTTATCTGTTCAGGCACCGTTTTTGCTGGGGTAATGATTATCGCAACATCGGGGATTTCAGGTAAATCCATAATATCCTTATATACTGGAATACCCTCTATTTGCCCTTCCTTGGTACTCA
Protein-coding regions in this window:
- a CDS encoding acetate--CoA ligase family protein — encoded protein: MKTFFYPKSMVVVGVSLTKINLGKIILINNVKQGFKGKLYGVSTKEGQIEGIPVYKDIMDLPEIPDVAIIITPAKTVPEQIKKCGEKGIRYVVIESGGFSEFSHTEQSLEQQVLSIAHEYGIKIIGPNCIGTINFEEKVFMPFAFFSKDIVAGEVSMISQSGGVGNTYLHALPENHIFINKFVSIGNKLMLDEVDFLNYFVNEDDKTKIIICYLEGFNRGRKFFEIARASEKPIIVHKSNRSPVSAKIAQSHTTALSASDAVVDAAFAQAGVIRAEDEEEVIKAVKAMQLPPMRGRNVAVLSRSGGHAVISADACAKYNFNLITFPQSYIEKIRSLYNTRVIAHQNPLDLGEIFDYTIFGKIVEETIKLDEVDGILFNHLYQSEYEAQMSRTFLDTVERLVKEYNKPVMVAMISDAREMLDINMNHPMPIFSTPYSAAHALAISADYYQKKTMRDHRGVIDSTLSTITKHDNYFDTIIQENRDPLLHEAIQFCRSIGVPIVNGILIQSLEEIEKAEFVFPVAAKIVSPDASHKTEVEGVELNIMDKEHLIHVFKNMKQSLFEYNPHALFGGIYVHTMAPGGTEFFIGAKKDPVFGPIVMVGLGGIYVELFKDVAIRLAPVTKVEALEMIYQLKAARLFEGFRGKEPLDSQSLSDVIVTLGHAITYIEEIQDIECNPIMVYPKGCMAVDARILLHKQKVASPAS